In the genome of Hyphomicrobiales bacterium, the window AACGACCTGTACCGCGGGCCCGAATCCGCTGCCATCACCATTGCCGGCACGCCGGCCGAGTCGGACATGGTGTTTTTCCGCCTGTCGCGCGTGACGGGCAACGGCAGCGACACGATGGCCATCGACGCGCGGCTGCACGGCGTGGACCTGTTCATCACCACCGAAGCGGCGACCGACGCATGATCCCCACGCTGCAGCTGGCCCAGTTTGGCCGCGCCGGCAAGGTGGCCACCGTGGGCGCGGACCCGTACTTTGCCGACGTCAAGTTGCTGCTGCATTTTGACGGCACGGACGGCAGCACCACCTTCACCGACGTGCTGGGCCACACCTGCACGGCCAACGCCAACGCGCAGATCGACACCGCGCAGGCCAAGTTTGGCGGCGCCAGCGGGTTGCTGGACGGGGTGGACGACTACGTGCGCGTGACCGCTTCGCCAGACTTCTACCTGGGCGGCGGTGACTTCACGATGGAGTGTTTTGTGCGGCCATCGTCAACGGTGGGCCTGCGCTTCATCGCCAGCCCGCGGCGCGTGTCGGGGGCTGACTGGAACTGGTACTGGACACAATCGGGCGGCACGCTGTACTTCACCGCCATCGGGCCCGGTGAAGGCGCCACGCTGGTGGCGCTGTCAGGCGGCACGCTGAGCACCGGCGGCGCTTTCCAGCATGTGGCCGTGACGCGATCGGGCGACACCTGGCGGCTGCTGCACGACGGCGCGGTGGTGGACACCGACACGGTATCGGGCTCGATCTACGACGCCAGTGTGGACCTGCTGATCGGCGCGGACGCATCCACCGCGGGGCGCGAGTGGGCGGGGCACATCGATGAGTTCAGGCTGACGGTGGGCGCCGCGCGCTACACGGGCGCCTACACGGTGCCGACGGCGGCATTTCCGGATTCCTGACAACCACACAACAGCAAAGGCAGCACCATGAGCGAAGCACCCCAA includes:
- a CDS encoding LamG domain-containing protein, yielding MIPTLQLAQFGRAGKVATVGADPYFADVKLLLHFDGTDGSTTFTDVLGHTCTANANAQIDTAQAKFGGASGLLDGVDDYVRVTASPDFYLGGGDFTMECFVRPSSTVGLRFIASPRRVSGADWNWYWTQSGGTLYFTAIGPGEGATLVALSGGTLSTGGAFQHVAVTRSGDTWRLLHDGAVVDTDTVSGSIYDASVDLLIGADASTAGREWAGHIDEFRLTVGAARYTGAYTVPTAAFPDS